A window from Citrobacter amalonaticus encodes these proteins:
- the uspG gene encoding universal stress protein UspG has protein sequence MYKTIIMPVDVFEMELSDKAIRHAEFLAQQDGVIHLLHVLPGSASLSLHRFAADVRRFEEHLQHEAETRLQTMVGHFSIDPSRIKQHVRFGSVRDVVNELGEELNADVVVIGSRNPSITTHLLGSNASSVVRHATLPVLVVR, from the coding sequence ATGTATAAGACAATCATTATGCCGGTTGATGTTTTTGAAATGGAACTCAGCGATAAGGCGATTCGCCACGCTGAATTTCTGGCGCAGCAGGATGGCGTCATTCATCTTTTGCATGTGCTGCCTGGTTCTGCCAGCCTGAGCCTGCATCGCTTCGCCGCCGACGTTCGTCGTTTTGAAGAACACTTACAGCATGAAGCCGAAACCCGACTGCAAACGATGGTCGGTCACTTCAGTATCGATCCTTCCCGTATTAAGCAGCATGTCCGCTTTGGCAGCGTCCGTGACGTGGTCAATGAGCTGGGTGAAGAACTGAATGCTGACGTAGTGGTCATTGGTTCACGTAATCCGTCAATTACCACACACCTGCTGGGTTCTAATGCCTCAAGTGTGGTACGTCATGCCACGCTGCCGGTACTGGTTGTGCGTTAA
- the yldA gene encoding small membrane protein YldA — MNDTFSILLGFFIMAAIIVGAVLYLENHW; from the coding sequence ATGAACGATACATTCAGCATATTACTGGGATTCTTCATTATGGCGGCGATCATCGTCGGTGCCGTGCTTTACCTGGAGAATCACTGGTAG
- the rnk gene encoding nucleoside diphosphate kinase regulator, with protein sequence MSRPTIIINDLDAERIDRLLEQPAYADLPIADALNAELDRAQMCSPETMPHDVVTMNSRVKFRNLSDGEIRVRTLVYPAAMTDSSTQLSVMAPVGAALLGVRVGDTIHWELPGGVSTHLEVLELEYQPEAAGDFLR encoded by the coding sequence ATGTCCAGACCAACTATCATCATTAACGACCTTGATGCAGAACGCATCGATCGCTTACTGGAGCAACCCGCGTATGCAGATTTACCCATTGCCGACGCGTTAAATGCCGAGCTGGATCGTGCCCAAATGTGTTCGCCAGAGACCATGCCGCATGACGTCGTGACCATGAACAGTCGTGTTAAATTCCGCAATCTGAGCGATGGCGAAATTCGCGTGCGCACGTTGGTTTATCCTGCGGCGATGACCGACAGCAGTACGCAACTTTCAGTGATGGCGCCAGTGGGGGCAGCGCTGTTGGGCGTGCGTGTGGGCGACACTATTCACTGGGAACTTCCGGGCGGCGTATCCACCCACCTCGAAGTGCTGGAGCTGGAATACCAGCCAGAAGCTGCTGGCGACTTCCTGCGTTAA
- a CDS encoding alpha/beta fold hydrolase — MSQYDKITLKDGSYLYFKDWGDRSGQPIVFSHGWPLTADAFEDQMFFLGSKGYRVIAHDRRGHGRSAQPWEGHTMDQYADDLAELTAHLNLQNAVHVGHSTGGGEVARYIGRHGTQRVAKAVLIGAVTPIMVKTDFNPNGVPKEVFDGIREGVVNDRAAFFYELTAAFYGYNRPGAKESKAVRESFVEQGLQGSIKALYDCIKAFSETDLREDLRKMTIPTLVIHGDDDQIVPLETCGKVAAEILPDAQLKVYAGGSHGICTTHKQQINQDLLNFIQS, encoded by the coding sequence ATGAGCCAGTACGACAAAATTACTCTCAAAGATGGCAGCTATCTGTATTTTAAGGACTGGGGTGATCGCAGTGGACAGCCCATTGTCTTCAGCCACGGCTGGCCGTTAACGGCAGATGCCTTTGAAGATCAAATGTTTTTTCTGGGGTCGAAAGGATATCGGGTGATCGCCCACGACAGGCGCGGGCATGGACGTTCCGCGCAACCGTGGGAGGGGCACACGATGGATCAGTATGCCGACGATCTGGCTGAACTGACCGCACACCTGAACCTGCAAAATGCGGTGCACGTCGGTCACTCGACGGGCGGTGGCGAAGTGGCGCGTTATATTGGGCGACACGGGACGCAGCGCGTGGCGAAAGCGGTATTGATTGGGGCGGTGACGCCTATCATGGTGAAAACGGATTTCAACCCAAACGGCGTGCCAAAAGAGGTGTTCGACGGTATCCGTGAAGGCGTTGTCAATGACCGTGCCGCCTTTTTCTATGAACTCACTGCCGCCTTCTACGGCTATAACCGTCCGGGAGCGAAAGAGTCGAAAGCCGTGCGCGAGAGTTTTGTTGAGCAGGGATTACAGGGCTCAATAAAAGCGCTGTACGACTGCATCAAGGCGTTCTCGGAAACAGATCTGCGCGAAGACTTGCGCAAAATGACCATTCCGACGCTGGTCATTCATGGCGATGACGATCAGATTGTCCCGCTTGAAACCTGCGGCAAAGTGGCGGCAGAAATCTTGCCCGACGCGCAACTGAAGGTCTACGCGGGCGGTTCCCACGGCATCTGCACCACCCATAAGCAGCAGATAAATCAGGATCTGCTCAACTTTATTCAGTCGTAA
- a CDS encoding flavin reductase family protein → MYFYQPSQGHGLPHDPLNAIVGPRPIGWIASQDTAGRDNLAPYSFFNCFNYHPPIIGFASTGWKDSVRNIMETGEFVWNLTTRELASAMNETSASLPHGEDEFSAAGLTKAESRLVKVPRVAQSPVNFECRLSQSIQLTTAQGEAIETWLILGEVVGIHIAETLLEEGIYQTAKAQPVLRAGGPTAYYAISESHRFDLVRPDARAKR, encoded by the coding sequence ATGTATTTCTATCAACCCTCGCAGGGACACGGCCTGCCGCACGACCCGCTGAATGCCATTGTTGGCCCCAGGCCAATTGGCTGGATCGCTTCTCAGGACACCGCTGGCCGGGATAATCTGGCGCCTTATAGCTTCTTTAACTGTTTCAATTATCATCCGCCCATTATCGGTTTTGCCAGCACTGGCTGGAAAGACAGCGTGCGTAACATCATGGAAACCGGAGAGTTTGTCTGGAACCTGACCACCCGAGAATTAGCCAGCGCGATGAATGAAACCTCTGCCAGTCTGCCGCATGGCGAAGATGAATTTTCCGCTGCCGGTCTGACGAAGGCGGAAAGTCGGCTGGTAAAAGTGCCACGCGTTGCGCAAAGCCCGGTGAATTTTGAATGTCGCCTGTCGCAGAGTATTCAACTGACGACCGCGCAAGGTGAAGCCATCGAAACCTGGCTGATCCTCGGTGAAGTTGTCGGGATTCATATTGCCGAAACGCTGTTGGAAGAGGGGATTTACCAGACCGCAAAAGCACAGCCCGTGCTGCGTGCTGGCGGCCCTACGGCCTACTATGCGATCAGCGAGTCGCACCGTTTTGATCTGGTGCGCCCGGATGCGCGTGCGAAACGTTGA
- the rna gene encoding ribonuclease I, whose product MKPTWQKWVWLAAPLLPLSTATANELQATQYGDFDRYVLALSWQTGFCQSQHDRDRREPDECRLQKETANKVDFLTVHGLWPGLPKSVASRGVDERRWMRFGCATRPIPNQPEARASRKCSAPETGLSLETAAKLSDVMPGAGGRSCLERYEYAKHGACFGFDPDAYFGTMVRLNKEIKASELGAFLGENYGKSVSRRAFDAAVAQRWGKEAVKAVKLSCHGNPAYLTEIQFSLKASAINAPLSADSFAPQPHPGNCGKQFVIDKVGY is encoded by the coding sequence ATGAAACCGACCTGGCAAAAATGGGTGTGGCTCGCCGCCCCACTCCTCCCCCTTTCTACCGCAACCGCCAACGAATTACAGGCAACGCAGTACGGTGACTTTGACCGTTATGTGCTGGCGCTCTCCTGGCAGACAGGCTTCTGTCAGAGCCAGCACGATCGGGACCGCCGTGAACCTGACGAGTGTCGCCTGCAAAAAGAGACCGCCAACAAAGTCGATTTTCTGACCGTTCACGGATTGTGGCCAGGGTTACCGAAATCGGTCGCTTCACGCGGAGTCGATGAACGCCGCTGGATGCGCTTTGGCTGCGCCACGCGTCCGATCCCTAATCAGCCGGAAGCTCGCGCCAGTCGCAAATGTTCTGCGCCTGAAACAGGACTTTCGCTGGAAACCGCCGCGAAACTCAGTGACGTTATGCCAGGAGCAGGCGGACGTTCTTGCCTCGAACGCTATGAATACGCGAAACACGGCGCCTGTTTTGGCTTCGACCCGGATGCGTACTTCGGCACCATGGTGCGGTTGAACAAAGAGATCAAGGCCAGCGAATTAGGGGCATTTCTGGGCGAGAATTACGGTAAGAGCGTCAGTCGCCGCGCCTTTGATGCAGCGGTGGCCCAACGCTGGGGAAAAGAGGCCGTCAAAGCAGTAAAACTGAGTTGTCACGGCAATCCGGCTTATCTGACGGAGATCCAGTTCTCGCTGAAGGCCAGTGCCATCAACGCGCCGCTCTCCGCCGACTCGTTTGCTCCGCAACCCCATCCGGGAAACTGTGGTAAGCAGTTCGTCATCGACAAAGTAGGTTACTGA
- the citT gene encoding citrate/succinate antiporter CitT, whose protein sequence is MSLSKDSIWKLLAPLVVMGVMFLIPVPDGMPPQAWHYFAVFVAMIVGMILEPIPATAISFIAVTICVIGSNYLLFDAKELADPAFDAGKQALKWGLAGFSSTTVWLVFGAFIFALGYEVTGLGRRIALFLVKFMGKRTLTLGYAIVIIDILLAPFTPSNTARTGGTVFPVIKNLPPLFKSFPNDPSARRIGGYLMWMMVISTSLSSSMFVTGAAPNVLGLEFVSKIAGVQISWLQWFLGFLPVGIILLIVAPWLSYVLYKPEITHSAEVAAWAGDELKTMGTLTRKEWTLIGLVLLSLGLWVFGGEMIDATAVGLLAVSLMLALHVVPWKDITKYNSAWNTLVNLATLVVMANGLTRSGFIDWFASTMSTHLEGFSPNATVIVLVLVFYFAHYLFASLSAHTATMLPVILAVGKGIPGVPMEHLCILLVLSIGIMGCLTPYATGPGVIIYGCGYVKSKDYWRLGAIFGVIYIAMLLLVGWPILAMWN, encoded by the coding sequence ATGTCTTTATCGAAAGATAGTATATGGAAGTTGTTGGCTCCCCTGGTCGTCATGGGTGTCATGTTTCTTATCCCTGTCCCGGACGGCATGCCCCCGCAGGCATGGCATTACTTCGCCGTTTTCGTGGCGATGATCGTCGGTATGATCCTGGAGCCGATTCCGGCTACCGCGATCAGCTTTATCGCCGTGACCATCTGCGTCATTGGTAGCAACTACCTGCTCTTTGATGCCAAAGAGCTGGCGGACCCGGCATTCGATGCCGGTAAACAGGCGCTGAAATGGGGTCTGGCGGGGTTCTCCAGTACCACCGTCTGGCTGGTGTTCGGTGCGTTTATCTTCGCGTTGGGCTACGAAGTTACGGGGCTTGGCCGTCGTATCGCGCTGTTCCTGGTGAAATTCATGGGCAAACGCACCCTGACGCTGGGCTATGCGATTGTCATCATCGATATTCTGCTGGCGCCGTTTACGCCATCTAACACCGCCCGTACCGGGGGCACCGTGTTCCCGGTAATCAAAAACCTGCCGCCGCTGTTTAAATCGTTCCCGAACGATCCGTCCGCACGTCGTATCGGCGGTTACCTGATGTGGATGATGGTCATCAGTACCAGTCTGAGTTCTTCGATGTTCGTTACGGGTGCTGCGCCAAACGTGCTGGGTCTGGAATTTGTCAGCAAAATCGCCGGTGTGCAGATTAGCTGGCTGCAGTGGTTCCTGGGCTTCCTGCCGGTCGGTATCATTTTGCTGATCGTTGCGCCGTGGCTCTCTTATGTTCTCTACAAGCCTGAAATCACACACAGTGCGGAAGTCGCAGCGTGGGCGGGTGACGAACTCAAAACTATGGGTACCTTGACGCGTAAAGAGTGGACGCTGATCGGTCTGGTTCTGTTGAGCTTAGGGTTATGGGTCTTTGGCGGTGAAATGATCGACGCCACCGCCGTCGGTTTGTTAGCCGTTTCACTGATGCTGGCGCTGCATGTGGTGCCGTGGAAAGACATTACCAAATACAACAGCGCCTGGAACACGCTGGTGAACCTTGCCACCCTCGTGGTCATGGCAAACGGTTTAACCCGCTCCGGTTTTATTGACTGGTTCGCCAGTACTATGAGCACCCATCTGGAAGGGTTCTCGCCTAACGCGACGGTAATTGTGCTGGTGCTGGTGTTCTACTTTGCCCACTACCTGTTTGCCAGCCTGTCGGCGCACACGGCTACCATGCTGCCGGTGATTCTGGCGGTCGGTAAAGGAATCCCAGGCGTGCCGATGGAACATCTGTGTATCCTGCTGGTGCTGTCCATCGGGATCATGGGCTGTCTGACGCCGTACGCAACAGGCCCAGGGGTCATTATCTACGGCTGCGGCTATGTTAAATCCAAAGACTACTGGCGTCTTGGCGCCATCTTCGGGGTGATTTACATTGCGATGCTGTTGCTGGTTGGCTGGCCGATTCTGGCGATGTGGAACTAG
- the citG gene encoding triphosphoribosyl-dephospho-CoA synthase CitG has protein sequence MLPIPNMPVETTALPRTLFDAYGHLAWRAMLTEVNLSPKPGLVDRLNCGAHKDMSLTDFHRSALAIQAWLPRFIEYGACSAKMPADAVLTGLRPLGMACEADMFRATAGVNTHKGSIFSLGLLCAAIGRLHQQQQPITPETICTTAAHFCRGLTERELRNNNQQLTAGQRLYQQLGLTGARGEAEAGYPLVIRHALPHYRALLAEGRDPELALLDTLLLLIARNGDTNVASRGGAAGLRWIQQQANALLQQGGIRTPADLDHLHQFDSHCIERNLSPGGSADLLIVTWFLAQISQVKHLHNY, from the coding sequence ATGCTGCCGATTCCCAATATGCCCGTTGAAACGACCGCTCTTCCTCGTACGCTGTTTGACGCATACGGCCATCTGGCGTGGCGTGCAATGCTGACGGAAGTCAATCTGTCGCCAAAACCCGGGCTGGTCGATCGTCTGAACTGCGGCGCGCATAAAGACATGTCGCTGACGGATTTTCATCGCAGCGCGCTGGCGATTCAGGCCTGGCTTCCGCGTTTTATTGAATACGGTGCATGCAGTGCGAAGATGCCGGCCGATGCCGTATTAACCGGCTTACGCCCGTTAGGTATGGCCTGTGAAGCGGACATGTTTCGCGCCACCGCGGGTGTGAACACCCATAAAGGCAGCATTTTTTCTCTCGGTCTGCTGTGTGCCGCCATTGGCCGACTACATCAGCAGCAGCAGCCCATCACCCCGGAAACGATCTGTACCACCGCCGCCCACTTTTGCCGCGGCCTGACCGAGCGCGAACTGCGCAACAACAACCAACAACTCACGGCAGGCCAGCGACTCTATCAGCAACTGGGGTTAACCGGCGCACGTGGCGAAGCCGAAGCGGGATATCCGTTAGTCATCCGCCATGCGCTTCCGCACTATCGCGCCCTGTTAGCCGAGGGACGCGATCCCGAGCTGGCGCTGCTGGACACCTTACTCCTGCTGATTGCGCGCAACGGCGATACCAACGTGGCCTCGCGCGGCGGTGCGGCAGGACTGCGCTGGATACAGCAGCAGGCAAACGCATTGTTACAACAAGGGGGCATCCGAACCCCCGCCGATCTCGATCATCTGCATCAGTTCGACAGCCACTGCATTGAACGCAATCTCAGCCCTGGCGGCAGTGCCGACCTGCTGATCGTCACGTGGTTTTTAGCCCAGATTTCTCAAGTTAAACATTTACACAATTATTGA
- the citX gene encoding citrate lyase holo-[acyl-carrier protein] synthase, which translates to MHLLPEQATRHAVSIPELLVSRDARQARQHVWLARHPIPLVSFTVVAPGPIKDSELTRRLFNHGVTALRTLAAQAGWHIREQAALASACGPEGMLSIEAPARDIKLATIELEHTHPLGRLWDIDVLTPGGDILSRRHFALPARRCLLCEQSAAECARGKTHTLSDLIAHMEALLHAADSQYAR; encoded by the coding sequence ATGCACCTGCTCCCTGAACAGGCCACCCGCCACGCCGTTTCAATTCCCGAGCTGCTCGTCAGCCGGGATGCGCGACAAGCACGGCAACACGTCTGGCTAGCGCGCCATCCCATTCCACTGGTCTCCTTTACCGTGGTAGCACCTGGCCCGATTAAAGACAGCGAGCTCACCCGTCGCCTCTTTAATCATGGCGTGACTGCGCTGCGTACGCTGGCGGCACAGGCGGGCTGGCATATCAGGGAGCAGGCTGCACTGGCCTCAGCATGCGGGCCGGAAGGCATGCTCTCGATTGAGGCACCGGCCCGTGACATCAAGCTCGCGACCATTGAGCTCGAACATACCCATCCTCTGGGACGTTTGTGGGACATCGATGTGCTCACACCCGGAGGCGACATTCTCTCCCGCCGTCATTTCGCCCTTCCCGCCCGCCGCTGCCTGCTGTGCGAGCAGAGCGCTGCCGAATGCGCGCGTGGGAAAACTCACACGCTCTCCGATCTGATCGCCCACATGGAGGCGCTGCTGCATGCTGCCGATTCCCAATATGCCCGTTGA
- the citF gene encoding citrate lyase subunit alpha, giving the protein MTQKNEQSQRQERVAAWSRQAESDLSTYTSAAKQALQEQKPRDQKLCASLEEAIRRSGLQDGMTISFHHAFRGGDLTINLVMATLASMGFKNLTLASSSLSDCHAPLVDHIRNGVVNRIYTSGLRGPLAEEISRGLLAEPVQVHSHGGRVHLVQSGELNIDVAFLGVPSCDPFGNANGYTGKACCGSLGYARVDAESAKQVVLLTEQLLPYPHNPASITQDQVDLIVQIDQVGDADKIGADATRMTTNPRELLIARSAAEVIAHSGYFKEGFSLQTGTGGASLAVTRFLEDKMRRRDIRADFALGGITATIVDLHEKGLIRKLLDVQSFDRNAAESLARNPNHIEISANQYANWGSKGASVDRLDVVVLSALEVDTQFNVNVLTGSDGVIRGASGGHCDTAVAAALSIIVAPLVRGRIPTLVDNVLTCVTPGSSVDILVTDHGIAVNPARPELAERLKEAGMKVVSIEWLRERAQQLTGEPRPIEFTDRVIAVVRYRDGSVIDVVHQVKE; this is encoded by the coding sequence ATGACCCAGAAAAACGAACAGTCTCAACGACAGGAACGGGTAGCAGCCTGGAGCCGCCAGGCTGAAAGCGACCTTTCCACCTATACCAGCGCCGCAAAGCAGGCCCTGCAGGAACAGAAACCGCGCGACCAGAAACTGTGCGCCAGCCTGGAAGAGGCAATCCGCCGTTCCGGTTTGCAGGATGGCATGACCATCTCCTTCCACCATGCGTTTCGCGGCGGCGACCTGACCATTAACCTGGTGATGGCAACTCTCGCCAGCATGGGATTTAAAAACCTGACGCTGGCTTCCAGCTCCCTGAGCGATTGCCACGCGCCGCTGGTCGACCATATCCGTAACGGCGTCGTTAACCGTATTTACACTTCCGGTCTCCGCGGACCGCTGGCAGAAGAGATCTCTCGCGGCCTGCTCGCCGAACCCGTTCAGGTTCACTCCCACGGCGGCCGCGTGCATCTGGTTCAGAGCGGCGAACTTAACATTGATGTGGCCTTCCTCGGCGTCCCGTCCTGCGATCCGTTCGGTAACGCTAACGGCTACACCGGTAAAGCATGCTGTGGCTCACTCGGCTATGCCCGCGTTGACGCTGAAAGTGCTAAACAGGTGGTGCTACTGACGGAACAACTGCTGCCTTATCCGCACAACCCGGCCAGCATTACCCAGGATCAGGTTGATCTGATCGTCCAGATAGACCAGGTCGGCGATGCCGATAAAATCGGAGCTGACGCCACCCGAATGACCACCAACCCGCGCGAACTGCTGATTGCCCGCAGCGCGGCAGAGGTCATCGCCCACTCCGGCTATTTCAAAGAAGGTTTTTCACTGCAAACCGGTACTGGCGGCGCCTCACTGGCAGTCACGCGCTTTTTGGAAGACAAAATGCGTCGCCGCGATATCCGCGCAGACTTCGCGCTGGGCGGTATCACGGCCACCATCGTCGATCTGCATGAAAAAGGGTTGATTCGCAAACTGCTGGACGTACAGAGCTTCGACCGCAATGCCGCAGAGTCACTGGCGCGCAACCCGAATCACATTGAAATCAGCGCGAACCAGTATGCCAACTGGGGTTCAAAAGGCGCCTCCGTTGACCGTCTGGATGTGGTCGTGCTGAGTGCGCTGGAAGTCGACACCCAGTTTAACGTCAACGTGCTGACCGGTTCTGACGGCGTCATTCGCGGCGCGTCCGGCGGACACTGCGATACCGCCGTCGCCGCTGCGTTGTCAATCATCGTCGCACCGCTGGTGCGGGGTCGCATTCCGACGCTGGTGGATAACGTGTTGACCTGCGTCACGCCGGGTTCCAGCGTCGATATTCTGGTTACCGATCATGGTATTGCGGTTAACCCAGCACGTCCGGAACTGGCGGAACGCCTGAAAGAAGCCGGGATGAAGGTGGTCTCCATCGAGTGGCTGCGTGAACGTGCGCAACAGCTCACTGGTGAACCCCGTCCCATCGAATTCACCGACCGTGTGATTGCCGTGGTGCGCTATCGCGACGGTTCAGTGATCGATGTTGTTCATCAGGTGAAGGAATAA
- the citE gene encoding citrate (pro-3S)-lyase subunit beta, which translates to MISASLQQRKTRTRRSMLFVPGANAAMVSNSFIYPADALMFDLEDSVALREKDTARRLVYHALQHPLYRDVETIVRVNALDSEWGINDLEAVVRGGADVVRLPKTDTAQDVIDIESEILRIEKACGREPGSTGLLAAIESPLGITRAVEIAHASERLIGIALGAEDYVRNLRTERSPEGTELLFARCSILQAARSAGIQAFDTVYSDANNEAGFLHEAAHIKQLGFDGKSLINPRQIDLLHNLYAPTQKEVTHARLVVEAAEAAARDGLGVVSLNGKMVDSPVIERARLVLSRAELSGIREE; encoded by the coding sequence ATGATTTCCGCTTCTCTGCAACAGCGCAAAACGCGTACTCGCCGCAGCATGCTGTTTGTTCCCGGCGCCAATGCCGCGATGGTCAGCAACTCGTTTATCTATCCGGCAGATGCCCTGATGTTTGACCTGGAAGACTCCGTCGCGCTGCGTGAAAAAGACACCGCTCGTCGTCTGGTCTACCACGCACTGCAGCATCCGCTGTATCGCGACGTCGAAACCATCGTGCGCGTTAACGCACTGGATTCTGAATGGGGGATCAACGATCTGGAAGCCGTCGTTCGCGGCGGCGCTGACGTAGTTCGTCTGCCGAAAACCGATACCGCTCAGGATGTTATCGATATCGAAAGCGAAATTCTGCGCATTGAAAAAGCCTGCGGTCGCGAGCCGGGCAGCACGGGTCTGCTGGCCGCCATCGAGTCACCGTTAGGCATCACTCGCGCCGTGGAAATCGCCCACGCCTCTGAACGTCTGATCGGGATCGCGCTGGGCGCGGAAGACTATGTACGCAACCTGCGCACGGAACGTTCGCCGGAGGGGACTGAATTACTGTTTGCCCGTTGTTCTATTTTGCAGGCCGCGCGCTCTGCCGGGATTCAGGCCTTCGATACCGTCTATTCCGATGCCAACAACGAAGCGGGCTTCCTGCACGAAGCCGCCCACATCAAACAGCTGGGTTTTGACGGCAAATCGCTGATCAACCCGCGCCAGATTGACCTGCTGCACAACCTGTATGCCCCGACGCAAAAAGAAGTGACGCACGCGCGTCTGGTCGTGGAAGCCGCAGAAGCCGCCGCCCGTGATGGCCTCGGGGTGGTCTCCCTGAACGGCAAGATGGTCGACAGCCCGGTGATCGAGCGCGCACGTCTGGTGCTCTCCCGTGCAGAACTTTCCGGCATCCGCGAAGAATAA
- the citD gene encoding citrate lyase acyl carrier protein, whose protein sequence is MKINQAAVAGTLESGDVMIRIAPLDTQEIDLQINSSVEKQFGEAIRATILDVLTQYDVRGVQLNVDDKGALDCILRARLEALLARASGIPALPWEDRQ, encoded by the coding sequence ATGAAAATAAACCAGGCTGCCGTCGCAGGCACACTTGAGTCCGGTGATGTGATGATACGCATCGCCCCTCTCGATACGCAGGAGATTGACCTGCAGATCAACAGCAGCGTTGAGAAACAGTTTGGCGAGGCCATTCGCGCCACCATTCTGGATGTTCTGACGCAGTATGACGTGCGCGGCGTGCAATTGAATGTCGATGATAAAGGCGCACTGGACTGCATTTTACGTGCACGACTGGAAGCATTACTGGCGCGCGCCAGCGGTATCCCGGCCCTGCCCTGGGAGGATCGCCAATGA
- the citC gene encoding [citrate (pro-3S)-lyase] ligase, whose translation MFGNNVFTRVKRSENIKMAAITQFLKENDLSVDTTVEVFITVTRDEKIIACGGIAGNIIKCVAISESVRGEGLALTLATELINLAYERHCTHLFIYTKTEYESLFRQCGFSTLTRVPGIMVLMENSTTRLKRYAESLSKLRHDGKKIGCIVMNANPFTNGHRYLIQQAAAQCDWLHLFLVKEDTSRFPYEDRLDLVLKGTADIPHLTVHRGSEYIISRATFPCYFIKEQSVINHCYTEIDLKIFRQYLAPALGITHRFVGTEPFCSVTAQYNHDMRFWLETPTLPAPPIELVEIERLCFQGTPISASLVRKLLVKKDLTAIASLVPSATLHYLQSMPERTPAHATVRQKTPALVTGEK comes from the coding sequence ATGTTTGGTAATAATGTGTTCACGCGCGTCAAACGCTCAGAAAATATAAAGATGGCGGCGATCACGCAATTCCTGAAAGAAAATGATCTGAGCGTCGATACCACCGTTGAAGTTTTTATTACCGTGACTCGTGATGAAAAAATCATCGCCTGCGGCGGTATCGCCGGAAATATCATCAAGTGTGTGGCCATTAGTGAATCGGTACGCGGCGAGGGGTTAGCGCTCACGCTGGCGACAGAACTTATCAATCTCGCCTACGAAAGGCACTGCACGCATCTCTTCATTTATACCAAAACTGAGTATGAATCGTTGTTCCGCCAGTGCGGATTTTCAACGCTGACCCGCGTTCCCGGCATCATGGTGCTAATGGAAAACAGCACCACACGTCTGAAACGCTATGCAGAGTCATTAAGCAAACTACGTCATGACGGCAAGAAAATCGGCTGCATCGTGATGAATGCCAATCCGTTCACCAATGGACACCGCTATTTAATCCAACAGGCGGCAGCGCAGTGCGACTGGCTTCATCTGTTCTTGGTGAAAGAAGATACCTCCCGTTTCCCGTATGAGGACCGACTCGACCTGGTGCTCAAAGGCACCGCAGACATACCGCACCTCACCGTTCATCGCGGGTCGGAATACATCATTTCGCGCGCCACGTTCCCGTGTTACTTCATTAAAGAACAAAGCGTCATCAACCATTGCTACACCGAAATCGATTTAAAAATTTTTCGTCAGTATCTGGCACCTGCGCTGGGGATCACCCATCGCTTTGTCGGTACGGAACCGTTTTGCAGCGTAACCGCCCAGTATAACCACGACATGCGTTTCTGGCTGGAAACGCCGACTCTTCCCGCCCCGCCCATTGAACTGGTGGAAATCGAGCGACTGTGTTTCCAGGGGACGCCGATCTCTGCGTCTCTGGTGCGCAAACTGCTCGTGAAAAAAGATCTCACGGCTATCGCGTCGCTGGTGCCTTCAGCCACTTTGCACTACCTGCAAAGCATGCCTGAGCGCACACCCGCTCACGCGACAGTCCGCCAAAAGACCCCCGCATTAGTAACAGGTGAAAAATGA